In a single window of the Flavivirga spongiicola genome:
- a CDS encoding cytochrome C oxidase subunit IV family protein — MAHEHKLAIFRGLVKFKSNTQKIWGVLIFLTIVTVIEVVLGIIKPESLMGQVLGMKALNWIFIILTIVKAYYITWDFMHMRDELKSLRRMVVWTAIFLILYLIFILLQEGGYVFDVYKGGYIKRDF, encoded by the coding sequence ATGGCACACGAACATAAATTAGCAATATTTAGAGGTTTAGTTAAGTTTAAATCCAATACCCAAAAAATATGGGGCGTTTTAATTTTCTTAACAATTGTAACTGTAATTGAAGTTGTATTAGGTATAATTAAACCAGAATCCTTAATGGGACAAGTTTTAGGAATGAAAGCCCTTAACTGGATATTCATTATTTTAACCATTGTAAAAGCATATTATATAACCTGGGATTTTATGCATATGCGTGACGAATTAAAATCTTTAAGACGTATGGTAGTTTGGACTGCGATCTTCTTAATTCTATATTTAATATTTATTTTATTGCAAGAAGGCGGTTATGTATTCGATGTATATAAAGGTGGATATATAAAAAGAGATTTTTAA
- a CDS encoding ABC transporter permease yields MFDLDLWREIFQSINKNRTRSLLSGFTVAFAILLFTILFGVANGLQNTFAEAFVDDATNSIFINSGKTTKAHKGLQAGRWIRFKNEDFDYIKEEFGNKVEFITARLYRNAQASFRNEQGNYNLRAVHPDHQFLEKTIIKEGRYINQNDIQNRTKVVVIGRLVDEDLFVKTTALGKYINLSGIQYKVVGVFTDDGGDNEERLIYMPISTAQHIYGNNDYIDQINLTYNPEMNYDEALSFGNLITRKMKDRFSVARSDQRAIRVRNMAEGTKAVGQMTFGLSVIILVIGFGTLMAGIVGISNIMIFIVKERTKEIGIRKALGASPRSIVSIILIESILITAIAGYVGLLIGVGVLELVGPSLKEYFIKDPGVSNSLVIGATITLILAGAIAGYLPAKKASKIKPIVALRND; encoded by the coding sequence ATGTTTGATTTAGACCTTTGGCGGGAAATATTTCAAAGCATTAATAAGAATAGAACCAGAAGTTTATTGTCTGGTTTTACAGTGGCTTTTGCAATACTATTATTCACGATCCTTTTTGGAGTAGCTAATGGTTTGCAAAACACTTTTGCAGAAGCGTTTGTAGATGATGCTACAAATTCAATTTTTATAAATTCAGGAAAGACAACAAAAGCCCATAAAGGATTACAGGCCGGTAGGTGGATTAGGTTTAAAAATGAAGATTTCGATTATATAAAAGAGGAGTTCGGAAATAAAGTAGAGTTTATTACTGCCCGTCTTTACAGAAATGCCCAAGCATCATTTCGAAATGAACAAGGAAACTACAATTTAAGAGCAGTCCATCCAGATCATCAGTTTTTAGAAAAAACAATAATAAAAGAGGGGAGATATATTAATCAAAATGACATACAAAATAGAACAAAAGTTGTTGTTATAGGGAGGCTGGTAGATGAGGATTTGTTTGTAAAAACAACAGCCTTAGGTAAATATATAAACCTTAGTGGTATTCAATATAAGGTTGTTGGTGTTTTTACAGATGATGGCGGTGACAATGAGGAACGTTTAATTTATATGCCAATTTCTACAGCGCAACATATTTATGGTAATAATGATTATATAGACCAAATAAACTTAACCTATAACCCAGAAATGAATTATGATGAAGCCTTGTCTTTTGGAAACTTGATTACTAGAAAAATGAAGGATCGTTTTTCTGTGGCTAGGAGCGATCAACGTGCTATAAGAGTTCGTAATATGGCAGAAGGGACTAAAGCTGTTGGGCAAATGACTTTTGGGCTAAGTGTTATTATTTTGGTTATTGGTTTTGGAACACTTATGGCCGGAATTGTAGGCATTAGTAATATCATGATTTTTATTGTAAAAGAGCGTACCAAAGAAATAGGGATTCGTAAGGCACTGGGAGCGTCTCCCAGATCTATTGTATCAATAATTTTAATTGAATCTATATTAATTACAGCCATTGCAGGATATGTTGGGCTATTAATTGGAGTCGGTGTGTTGGAGTTGGTTGGTCCTAGCCTAAAAGAATATTTTATAAAAGATCCTGGTGTTAGCAATAGTTTGGTCATTGGGGCTACGATCACTTTAATACTTGCAGGAGCTATAGCAGGATATTTACCAGCAAAAAAAGCGTCAAAAATAAAACCTATTGTAGCACTAAGAAACGATTAA
- a CDS encoding ABC transporter ATP-binding protein, whose protein sequence is MLKINQLHKSYPIGDSSLHVLKGIDLEVVEGEMVAIMGSSGSGKSTLLNIIGMLDEADSGDYILDGLPIKDLTEKKAAVYRNKFLGFIFQSFNLINYKNALENVALPLYYQGMKRKNRQEKALFHLEKVGLADWANHLPKELSGGQNQRVAIARALAANPKLLLADEPTGALDTKTSYEIMEFIQQLNDEGKTILMVTHEEDIANMCKRIVRLRDGVIMEDKKVEQVRAEQYV, encoded by the coding sequence ATGTTAAAAATAAATCAACTCCATAAATCCTATCCAATAGGTGATTCTAGTTTACATGTTTTAAAGGGTATAGACCTTGAAGTTGTAGAAGGCGAAATGGTGGCAATTATGGGATCTTCGGGTTCAGGTAAATCTACACTACTTAATATTATTGGTATGTTAGATGAAGCAGATTCTGGAGATTATATATTAGATGGATTGCCCATAAAAGATCTTACCGAAAAGAAAGCAGCTGTTTATAGAAACAAGTTTTTGGGGTTTATTTTTCAGTCTTTCAATCTTATCAATTATAAGAATGCTCTAGAAAATGTGGCACTGCCCCTATACTATCAGGGAATGAAACGTAAAAATCGTCAGGAAAAGGCATTGTTTCATTTAGAAAAAGTTGGGTTAGCAGATTGGGCAAATCATTTACCAAAAGAACTTTCAGGAGGTCAGAATCAACGTGTTGCTATAGCTCGTGCTTTGGCAGCAAACCCTAAATTATTATTAGCAGATGAGCCAACAGGAGCATTAGATACTAAAACGTCTTATGAGATTATGGAATTCATTCAGCAATTAAATGATGAAGGTAAAACCATTTTAATGGTAACACATGAGGAAGACATCGCTAATATGTGTAAGCGTATTGTTCGTTTGCGTGATGGTGTTATTATGGAAGACAAAAAAGTAGAACAAGTAAGGGCAGAACAGTATGTTTGA
- the cyoE gene encoding heme o synthase has protein sequence MSHSKSSLATPSVISDFKEITKMRLALSVVFSSLAGYLLGVDTVDLKTLILLAFGGYFMVGASNAFNQIIEKDLDALMKRTKNRPIPGGRMSVTTAFIIASVFTLLGIIILYTINKQTAMFGAISIFLYTCVYTPLKTKTPLAVFVGAIPGAIPFMLGWVAATDDFGIEPGTLFALQFFWQFPHFWAIGWFLFDDYKKGGFFMLPTGKQDKGTAVQTIMYTIWTLLVSIIPVFGFTGKLQLSIVAAILVFVLGLGMLYYAIRLFKEMTEKAAKQLMLASVSYITLVQIVYVIDKFIR, from the coding sequence TTGAGTCATTCAAAATCTTCATTAGCAACACCTTCTGTTATTTCAGATTTTAAAGAAATCACTAAAATGCGATTAGCATTAAGCGTGGTTTTTTCATCATTGGCAGGTTATTTATTAGGTGTTGACACCGTTGATTTAAAAACACTCATACTATTAGCTTTTGGCGGCTATTTTATGGTGGGCGCATCGAATGCCTTCAATCAAATTATTGAAAAGGATTTAGATGCTTTAATGAAGCGGACTAAGAATAGACCGATTCCGGGGGGGCGTATGTCTGTGACTACCGCATTCATCATCGCGTCCGTTTTTACTTTATTAGGGATCATTATTTTATATACCATCAATAAGCAAACAGCGATGTTTGGCGCTATCTCCATATTTTTATATACCTGCGTATACACCCCTTTAAAAACGAAGACGCCACTTGCAGTTTTTGTAGGAGCGATTCCTGGAGCGATCCCATTTATGTTAGGGTGGGTAGCGGCTACCGATGATTTTGGCATAGAGCCAGGAACATTATTTGCCTTACAGTTTTTTTGGCAGTTCCCTCATTTTTGGGCAATAGGTTGGTTTTTGTTTGACGATTATAAAAAAGGTGGATTCTTTATGTTGCCAACAGGGAAACAAGATAAGGGAACAGCGGTACAAACAATCATGTATACTATTTGGACATTACTAGTATCTATTATACCAGTATTTGGATTTACAGGAAAATTGCAATTATCAATTGTTGCTGCCATATTAGTTTTTGTTTTAGGATTAGGCATGTTATACTATGCGATTCGATTATTTAAAGAAATGACCGAGAAAGCTGCAAAACAACTCATGCTGGCCAGTGTTTCCTATATAACACTTGTACAAATAGTGTATGTAATAGATAAATTTATAAGATAA
- a CDS encoding DUF420 domain-containing protein — MMSKEKEILDEKKYNKLIIVLSVLIPIVVAILFGVKIPNVEPLTFLPPIYASINGLTALVLVLAVLQIKKGNRATHEKLMKLAIMLSVSFLVMYVAYHMTSDSTKFEGEGAIKYVYYFILLTHILLSIIVIPFVLITYVRAITNNIEKHKKIARITFPLWLYVAITGVIVYIMISPYY; from the coding sequence ATGATGAGTAAAGAAAAAGAAATTTTAGACGAAAAAAAATATAATAAATTAATAATAGTATTATCCGTATTAATACCAATTGTCGTAGCCATTTTATTTGGAGTGAAAATCCCAAATGTAGAACCATTGACATTTCTACCTCCTATTTATGCATCGATAAATGGATTGACAGCATTAGTTTTAGTATTAGCTGTACTTCAAATTAAAAAAGGAAATAGAGCAACACATGAAAAATTAATGAAGCTAGCCATCATGCTTTCTGTATCGTTCTTAGTGATGTATGTAGCCTACCATATGACCAGCGATTCAACTAAATTTGAAGGTGAAGGTGCCATTAAATATGTCTACTATTTTATATTACTAACACATATTTTATTGTCAATTATCGTGATTCCATTTGTGTTAATTACTTATGTTAGGGCCATCACAAATAATATTGAGAAACATAAAAAAATAGCAAGAATAACATTTCCATTATGGCTATATGTAGCCATAACAGGCGTGATAGTTTATATCATGATTTCACCGTATTATTAA
- a CDS encoding MBL fold metallo-hydrolase, with protein MKLLKLSTIIFLISFSNYAQRNFDNVTIETTKLTDHVYMLIGSGGNIGVSVGEDGVFVIDNQFAPLTPKILEAIKKLSDKPVKIVMNTHHHGDHTGGNENLGKLGATIMAHDNVRKRLKAKSPKEALPIITFNDKLHIQMNGEQVAIFHIENAHTDGDAMLYFTESNVLHTGDTYFNGRYPYIDLNSGGSVNGYINAVKAGLMLIDEDTKIIPGHGHLSTKTEYETFLKMLETIKSNVLKDIASNKTEDEVASNTSITSAYDTLGYGNAFINSEKIRRTFYRSLKEQ; from the coding sequence ATGAAACTATTAAAATTATCAACGATCATATTTTTAATTAGTTTTTCAAACTATGCACAACGCAATTTTGACAATGTCACTATTGAAACTACAAAACTTACCGATCATGTTTATATGTTAATTGGTAGCGGTGGGAATATTGGTGTATCTGTTGGTGAAGATGGCGTTTTTGTAATAGACAATCAATTTGCGCCTTTAACACCTAAAATTTTGGAAGCTATAAAAAAGTTAAGTGACAAACCTGTTAAGATTGTCATGAATACACACCACCATGGTGACCATACTGGCGGTAATGAAAACCTTGGAAAATTAGGCGCAACAATTATGGCGCATGATAATGTTAGAAAACGACTTAAAGCCAAAAGCCCCAAAGAAGCTTTACCAATTATTACATTTAATGACAAATTACATATTCAAATGAATGGCGAACAAGTTGCTATTTTTCACATTGAAAATGCGCATACTGATGGCGACGCTATGCTATATTTTACCGAAAGTAATGTTTTACATACTGGCGATACTTACTTTAATGGGCGTTATCCCTATATAGATTTAAATTCCGGGGGAAGTGTGAATGGTTATATTAATGCTGTAAAAGCAGGCTTAATGCTTATTGATGAGGACACTAAAATTATTCCTGGGCATGGTCATTTATCTACCAAAACCGAATATGAAACGTTTTTAAAGATGCTTGAAACCATAAAATCTAATGTTTTAAAAGATATTGCTAGTAATAAAACCGAAGATGAAGTAGCGTCAAACACTTCTATAACTTCGGCATATGACACTTTAGGTTATGGCAATGCTTTTATTAATAGTGAAAAAATAAGAAGGACTTTTTATAGAAGTTTGAAGGAGCAATAA
- a CDS encoding gliding motility protein RemB, which yields MKRFIVLLLLLVQYNSYSQDIFLAEKPPVFSNCDDVVIDSLQNCFDRNVFEHIYKNFKVPQKVYDEKYKGEVIVLFEVDTVGQFRVIYIDAIYKELKEEAKRVFSILPKIKPATYNSRKTYKQYSLPIKIPLINQAVKTKDLAKENKISKLEQESKTEFDKVNANLKAFENKAYNSQLNIPFTHSDYSRFDRSMNLIGTNNHTASKPFMYEEVSKYYDFKAEKEKLKKEADTWVGKKLWNEHLVQLQGKDYWFTVDPIFDLQVGKDTDADFSSTYNNTRGILVQGGLGKKFNFYTSVFESQGRFAQYVNQYAESLKAFGPDPAIIPGRGIAKRFKTDSYDYPVAEAYLSYSPAKFINVQFGHGKNFIGDGYRSLLLSDVTSPHPFLKLNTKFWKIKYTNTWMWLKDVRPEVIADKAFLTKYIANHYLSWNVSKRLNIGLFESVLWTNSNDRGFDINYLNPIIFFRAIEFETGQGAGNALLGASAKYKWNDNINVYGQFILDEFSLSDVKGGEKSWKNKFGFQLGLKYFNAFKIDNLLLQFEYNRVRPYTYSHNTIVLNYAHNNQSMAHLWGANFSEAILIGRYHYKRWFANAKLIYGVRGLDFNNGTDNFSYGGDVYRDYNDRPFDTGVKVGQGIKTKTFNGNLQAGYLINPASNLKIFTDISFRNFNPEAETTATFKNNTVWFNFGIRTDLFNWYFDF from the coding sequence ATGAAGAGATTCATTGTACTACTCCTTCTTTTAGTTCAATATAATAGTTATTCACAAGATATCTTTTTGGCTGAAAAACCTCCAGTTTTTTCAAATTGTGATGATGTCGTCATTGATTCTTTGCAAAACTGCTTTGATAGAAATGTATTCGAGCATATTTATAAAAATTTCAAAGTACCTCAAAAAGTATATGACGAGAAATATAAAGGAGAAGTTATTGTTCTTTTTGAAGTAGATACCGTTGGACAGTTTAGAGTTATTTATATTGATGCCATTTATAAAGAGTTAAAGGAAGAGGCCAAACGTGTATTTTCAATATTACCAAAGATCAAACCAGCAACTTACAATAGTAGAAAAACGTACAAACAATATTCGCTGCCTATAAAGATTCCATTAATTAATCAAGCCGTAAAAACGAAGGATTTAGCAAAAGAGAATAAAATATCTAAATTAGAACAGGAATCAAAAACGGAGTTTGACAAAGTTAATGCCAATTTAAAAGCTTTTGAAAATAAAGCTTATAACAGCCAATTAAATATTCCGTTTACACATAGCGATTATTCAAGGTTTGATAGAAGTATGAATCTTATAGGAACCAATAATCATACAGCTTCAAAGCCATTTATGTATGAGGAGGTTTCTAAATATTACGATTTTAAGGCCGAAAAGGAAAAATTAAAAAAGGAAGCAGATACCTGGGTGGGTAAAAAACTTTGGAATGAACATTTGGTACAATTACAAGGGAAGGATTATTGGTTTACAGTGGATCCTATATTCGATTTGCAAGTAGGTAAAGATACCGATGCTGATTTTAGTTCAACATATAATAATACGAGAGGTATTCTAGTTCAAGGAGGTTTAGGGAAAAAGTTTAATTTCTATACCTCGGTATTTGAAAGTCAAGGTAGATTTGCCCAATATGTAAATCAATATGCGGAAAGCTTAAAAGCTTTTGGTCCCGACCCTGCCATTATTCCTGGTCGGGGTATTGCTAAACGATTTAAAACTGATTCTTATGACTACCCTGTAGCTGAAGCTTATTTATCGTATTCGCCAGCTAAGTTTATAAATGTTCAATTTGGACATGGTAAAAATTTTATAGGAGATGGATACCGATCATTATTACTTAGTGATGTAACAAGTCCTCACCCTTTTTTAAAGTTAAACACTAAATTTTGGAAAATAAAGTATACCAACACCTGGATGTGGTTAAAAGATGTAAGACCAGAAGTTATTGCCGATAAAGCCTTTTTAACCAAGTATATTGCAAACCATTATTTAAGTTGGAATGTGTCTAAACGATTGAATATTGGACTATTCGAATCGGTGCTTTGGACAAACTCTAATGACAGAGGCTTTGATATAAATTACCTAAATCCCATTATATTCTTTAGAGCTATTGAGTTTGAGACAGGACAAGGCGCAGGAAATGCACTTCTAGGTGCATCTGCAAAATATAAATGGAATGATAATATAAATGTATATGGTCAATTTATTTTAGATGAATTTTCTCTTAGTGATGTTAAAGGTGGTGAAAAAAGTTGGAAAAACAAGTTTGGCTTCCAATTAGGACTTAAATATTTTAATGCTTTTAAAATTGATAATTTATTATTACAATTTGAATATAACAGAGTAAGGCCTTATACGTATTCGCATAATACAATTGTATTAAACTATGCACATAATAACCAATCTATGGCGCATCTATGGGGTGCAAATTTTAGTGAGGCTATTTTAATTGGACGTTACCATTACAAACGCTGGTTTGCCAATGCAAAACTTATTTACGGGGTACGCGGGTTAGATTTTAATAACGGTACAGATAATTTTAGTTATGGAGGTGATGTTTATAGAGATTATAATGACAGGCCTTTTGATACTGGAGTTAAAGTAGGACAAGGCATAAAAACCAAAACCTTTAATGGTAATTTACAAGCAGGTTATCTTATTAATCCAGCATCCAATTTAAAGATCTTTACAGATATTAGTTTTAGAAATTTTAATCCAGAAGCAGAAACGACAGCGACCTTTAAAAATAATACTGTCTGGTTTAATTTTGGAATTAGAACCGATTTGTTTAATTGGTATTTTGATTTTTAG
- a CDS encoding SCO family protein, with protein sequence MKKTNYSYIGIAFIILVFGIIFIPKIIDRISNKDIIRNESRSDFANDKKSTASDLAFIEINGDPKKVPAFSFTNQEGKTITNKDYEGKVYVVEFFFTTCPTICPRMNANLIQIQNTFKDFNDFGVASFTINPDYDTPEILKSYANKYGVTNPNWHLMTGNKETIYKLSNEGFNLYSAEEEDAAGGFEHSGNFALIDKNGYIRSRKDNFGNPIIYYRGIVSEVEQVDEEGVKEEISALKEDIRKLLNE encoded by the coding sequence ATGAAAAAAACGAATTATTCATATATAGGAATCGCATTTATCATTCTGGTTTTTGGTATTATTTTTATTCCAAAAATTATAGACAGAATTTCTAATAAAGATATTATTAGAAACGAGAGCAGAAGTGATTTTGCCAATGATAAGAAGTCAACTGCATCAGATTTAGCTTTTATTGAAATAAACGGCGACCCTAAAAAAGTACCCGCTTTTTCTTTTACAAACCAAGAAGGGAAAACAATAACTAATAAAGATTATGAAGGTAAGGTTTACGTGGTAGAATTCTTTTTTACAACATGTCCAACCATTTGTCCAAGAATGAATGCGAATCTGATTCAAATTCAAAATACCTTTAAAGATTTTAATGATTTTGGAGTAGCATCATTCACAATAAATCCAGATTATGATACCCCAGAAATTCTTAAATCCTATGCTAATAAATATGGGGTAACAAATCCTAATTGGCATTTAATGACCGGAAATAAAGAAACTATTTACAAACTATCAAACGAAGGGTTTAATCTATATTCTGCCGAAGAAGAAGATGCAGCAGGCGGTTTCGAGCACTCTGGTAACTTTGCTTTAATTGATAAAAATGGATACATACGATCAAGAAAAGACAATTTTGGTAACCCAATCATTTATTACAGAGGCATTGTTTCAGAAGTTGAACAAGTTGATGAAGAAGGTGTAAAAGAAGAAATTAGTGCATTAAAAGAAGATATTAGAAAGTTGCTTAATGAATAA
- a CDS encoding ABC transporter permease — MFKFLFDRDTWQEVYDSFSKNKLRSILTMVGVWWGILLLIGLLGSARGLENSFNRLFGDFATNSVFVWGESTSKPFKGFQEGRQVRLSLTDAKKIEENIEGIEFVVPRSQNQATVIRKFLSGSFQMAGDYPLLDQVQKKKLIHGRFINQNDIDFNKKVVLLSEETYKQLFEKDEDAIGEYVQINEMNFKVIGIFKNGDVNMGPSTDMHIPFTTFQQIYNRGDEIGWMMITGKPEYDIKQIEADTKLLLKNLNRIHPKDNRALGSFNLGKEFAKVTGFLVGMQFLTWFVGIATLIAGVFAIGNILLITVKERTKEIGVRRALGATPFEIKRQIVVEAVFLTLVAGIFGIITGGWILIGLDTAFGQGDDAAIVNASVSIAVVFIALLILVILGTLIGLIPAFKATSIKPIEALREE; from the coding sequence ATGTTTAAGTTTTTATTCGATAGAGATACCTGGCAAGAAGTTTATGACAGCTTTAGTAAAAACAAACTAAGGTCTATTTTAACGATGGTAGGTGTTTGGTGGGGGATTTTATTATTAATTGGGTTATTAGGTTCAGCCAGAGGATTAGAAAATTCATTTAATCGTTTGTTTGGTGATTTTGCAACCAATAGTGTTTTTGTTTGGGGAGAAAGCACCAGTAAGCCGTTTAAAGGATTCCAAGAAGGCAGACAGGTTAGGCTATCATTAACAGACGCAAAAAAGATAGAAGAAAATATTGAAGGGATAGAGTTTGTTGTTCCAAGAAGCCAGAACCAGGCAACAGTAATTAGAAAATTTCTTTCGGGGAGTTTTCAAATGGCAGGTGATTACCCTTTGTTAGACCAAGTACAAAAAAAGAAATTAATTCATGGAAGGTTTATTAATCAAAATGATATTGACTTTAATAAAAAAGTAGTGCTGTTGTCGGAAGAAACCTATAAGCAATTATTTGAAAAAGATGAAGATGCTATTGGAGAGTATGTACAGATTAATGAGATGAATTTTAAAGTTATTGGCATATTTAAAAATGGCGATGTAAATATGGGACCATCGACAGATATGCATATTCCATTTACAACGTTTCAACAAATATACAATAGAGGTGATGAGATAGGTTGGATGATGATAACTGGAAAACCAGAATATGACATTAAGCAGATAGAAGCCGATACTAAATTGTTGCTTAAAAATTTAAATAGAATTCATCCAAAAGATAATCGCGCTTTAGGTAGTTTTAATTTGGGTAAAGAGTTTGCTAAGGTAACAGGGTTTTTAGTTGGGATGCAATTTTTAACCTGGTTTGTTGGTATTGCTACATTAATAGCAGGTGTTTTTGCTATAGGTAATATTTTACTTATTACCGTGAAAGAGCGTACCAAAGAAATAGGCGTGCGTCGTGCTTTAGGTGCTACCCCTTTTGAAATCAAAAGGCAAATAGTTGTTGAAGCTGTTTTCTTGACATTAGTTGCCGGGATCTTTGGAATCATAACAGGAGGATGGATTTTAATAGGCCTGGATACAGCTTTTGGCCAAGGAGATGATGCTGCCATAGTGAATGCATCAGTATCTATAGCCGTTGTATTTATAGCATTATTAATATTAGTGATTTTAGGGACTTTAATCGGGTTAATTCCGGCATTTAAAGCCACAAGTATAAAACCAATAGAAGCGTTAAGAGAAGAATAA
- a CDS encoding cytochrome c oxidase subunit 3, whose translation MDLTQGTQEEKNSRAKKMMLWFGIISLIMSFMGWTSAFIVSSSRPDWLKDFELPNAFLISTVVIIISSLSFILAKKALKDGNRSATTLWLVVTLILGIIFIFNQFLGFQQIIDLGYNFTGPTSNVTMSYIYLIAIVHILHVVVGLFCLLIVIYNHFKQKYDITKMLGLELAATFWHFIDILWVYLFLFLYFIR comes from the coding sequence ATGGATTTAACTCAGGGAACACAAGAAGAAAAAAATAGTAGAGCGAAAAAAATGATGCTATGGTTTGGTATCATTTCGTTAATTATGTCTTTTATGGGGTGGACGAGTGCTTTTATTGTAAGCAGTTCCAGACCAGATTGGTTGAAGGATTTTGAATTACCTAATGCTTTTTTAATAAGCACTGTGGTCATAATTATTAGTAGCCTATCTTTCATTTTGGCTAAAAAAGCTTTAAAAGATGGAAATCGAAGTGCAACGACGCTTTGGTTGGTTGTGACACTTATTTTGGGTATTATTTTTATTTTTAATCAATTTTTGGGCTTTCAACAGATCATAGATTTAGGTTATAATTTTACAGGACCAACCAGTAATGTAACCATGTCTTACATTTATTTAATAGCCATTGTGCATATTTTGCACGTCGTTGTTGGATTATTTTGTTTGTTGATAGTAATTTATAATCATTTTAAACAAAAGTACGATATAACGAAAATGCTTGGTTTAGAACTTGCAGCAACCTTTTGGCATTTTATAGATATACTATGGGTTTATCTCTTTTTGTTTTTATATTTCATTCGATGA
- a CDS encoding cytochrome c oxidase subunit 3 — protein sequence MSTTVVNTGTEGKTWGGGNKPLNASYGKMMMWFFIVSDALTFSGFLAAYGFSRFKFIDSWPIADEVFTHFPFLHGVNAPMYYVAFMTFVLIMSSVTMVLAVDAGHHLNKAKVTLYMFLTIIGGLIFVGSQAWEWGTFIKGDYGAVQTKGGNILQFVDTEGHRVALRDFVVVDAHAERTQHERKGGLWFVSEGTLPTYTVEEVVHGLETHDNVLVRTQIINEAGEKTVLSRGESLRQIKENGKVVVEGANLHVNEYGSPLFADFFFFITGFHGFHVFSGVIINIIIFFNVILGTYERRKNYEMVEKVGLYWHFVDLVWVFVFTFFYLV from the coding sequence ATGAGTACTACAGTTGTAAATACTGGAACAGAAGGTAAAACTTGGGGGGGAGGAAATAAACCTCTAAATGCAAGTTATGGAAAAATGATGATGTGGTTTTTCATCGTTTCGGATGCTTTAACATTCTCTGGGTTTTTAGCAGCCTATGGATTTTCAAGATTTAAATTTATTGATTCATGGCCAATTGCCGATGAAGTGTTTACCCACTTTCCTTTTTTACATGGTGTAAATGCCCCCATGTATTATGTGGCTTTTATGACGTTTGTACTTATTATGTCGTCTGTAACAATGGTATTAGCGGTAGATGCTGGTCATCATTTAAATAAAGCTAAAGTGACCCTTTACATGTTTTTAACCATTATTGGAGGTTTAATATTTGTTGGCTCTCAAGCTTGGGAATGGGGAACATTTATTAAAGGTGATTATGGAGCTGTACAAACAAAAGGAGGTAATATTTTACAGTTTGTAGATACTGAAGGTCATCGTGTAGCATTAAGAGATTTTGTTGTCGTTGATGCACATGCAGAAAGAACACAACACGAACGTAAAGGTGGTTTATGGTTTGTTTCAGAAGGAACATTACCAACTTATACCGTTGAAGAAGTAGTACATGGCTTAGAAACTCATGATAATGTTTTAGTTAGAACACAGATAATTAATGAAGCAGGTGAAAAAACAGTTTTGTCTAGAGGGGAATCATTAAGACAAATAAAAGAAAACGGAAAAGTTGTTGTAGAAGGAGCCAATTTACATGTTAATGAGTATGGTTCACCACTATTTGCAGACTTCTTCTTCTTTATAACAGGTTTTCACGGTTTCCACGTATTTTCTGGAGTTATTATAAACATCATTATTTTCTTTAATGTGATTTTAGGAACTTACGAGAGACGTAAAAATTACGAAATGGTTGAAAAGGTTGGGTTATACTGGCACTTTGTAGATTTAGTTTGGGTATTTGTATTTACATTCTTCTACCTGGTTTAA